Genomic window (Streptomyces sp. NBC_00078):
CCGCCCCCTTCAGGGGAGCGCCGTTACGCCGGGACGCTCGCGAGGCCCGGGGCCAGGAACTTCTTGCCGGTCACGCGCTCGGAGACACCCTCGCGGTCCAGGTACGGCGTGATGCCGCCCAGGTGGAAGGGCCAGCCGGCGCCCGTGATCAGGCAGAGGTCGATGTCCTGGGCCTCGGCCACGACGCCCTCGTCGAGCATGAGCCCGATCTCCTGCGCCACCGCGTCGAGCACGCGCTCGCGCACCTGCTCCTCGGCCAGCACCAGGTCGCCCTGCTTCAGCAGCGCGGCGACCTCCGGGTCCAGCTCCGGCTTCCCGCTGTCGTAGACGTAGAAGCCGCGCTTGCCCGCCTTCACGACGGCCGCGAGGTTCGGGGAGACCGTGAAGCGGTCAGGGAAGGCCCGGTTGAGGGTCTCCGAGACGTGCAGGCCGATCGCGGGGCCGACGAGTTCGAGGAGCACCAGCGGCGACATCGGCAGACCGAGCGGCTCGACGGCCTTCTCGGCGACCTCGACCGGGGTGCCCTCGTCGATGACGTTCTGGATCTCGCCCATGAAGCGGGTGAGGATGCGGTTCACGACGAACGCCGGGGCGTCCTTGACCAGCACCGCGGTCTTCTTCAGCTTCTTGGCGACGGCGAAGGCCGTGGCCAGCGACGCGTCGTCCGTCTGCTCGCCGCGCACGATCTCGAGCAGCGGGAGGATCGCGACCGGGTTGAAGAAGTGGAAGCCCACGACCCGCTCCGGGTTCTTCAGCTTCGACGCCATCTCGGAGACCGACAGCGAGGAGGTGTTGGTGGCGAGGACCGCGTGCGCCGGAGCGACCGCCTCGACCTCCGCGAACACCTGCTGCTTGACGCCGATCTCCTCGAAGACGGCCTCGATGATGAAGTCGGCGTCGGAGAAGCCCTCGGCCTTGTCCAGCACACCGGTGACCAGGGCCTTGAGGCGGTTGGCCTTGTCCTGGTTGATACGGCCCTTGCCGAGCAGCTTCTCGATCTCGGCGTGGACGTAGCCCACACCCTTGTCGACGCGCTCCTGGTCGATGTCGGTCAGGACGACCGGCACCTCCAGGCGACGCAGGAAGAGCAGCGCCAGCTGCGAGGCCATCAGGCCCGCGCCGACCACGCCCACCTTGGTGACCGGACGCGCCAGCGACTTGTCCGGCGCACCGGCCGGCCGCTTGCCGCGCTTCTGCACCAGGTTGAACGCGTAGATGCCGGCGCGCAGTTCGCCGCCCATGATCAGGTCCGCGAGGGCCTGGTCCTCGGCGTCGTAGCCCTGCTGCAGGTCGCCGTTCTTGGCGGCGGCGATGATGTCGAGCGCGCGGTAGGCGGCCGGAGCGGCCCCGTGCACCTTGGAGTCCGCGATGAAGCGGCCCTTGGCGACGGCCTGGTCCCAGGCCTCACCGCGGTCGATGACCGGGCGCTCGACCTTGACGTCGCCCTTGAGGACGTTCGCGGTCCAGATCAGCGACTGCTCCAGGAAGTCGGCGCCCTCGAAGATGGCGTCGGCGATCCCGAGGTCGAAGACCTGCTGGCCCTTGAGCTGCTTGTTCTGGTTGAGGCTGTTCTCGATGATCACCGAGACGGCCTTGTCGGCGCCGATCAGGTTCGGCAGCAGCGTGCAGCCGCCCCAGCCGGGGACCAGGCCGAGGAAGACCTCGGGGAGGGAGAACGCCGGCAGGGCCTTGGAGACGGTCCGGTACTCGCAGTGCAGACCGACCTCGACGCCACCGCCCATCGCCGCGCCGTTGTAGTACGCGAAGGTCGGCACCGCGATGCCCGCGAGGCGCTTGAAGACCTCGTGGCCGCCCTTGCCGATGGCGAGCGCGTCCTTGTGCTCCTTGAGCAGCTCGACGCCCTTGAGGTCGGCGCCGACCGCGAAGATGAACGGCTTGCCGGTGATGCCGACACCGACGATCTCGCCGGCCGCGGCCTCCTTCTCGACCTGGTCGATCGCGGTGTTGAGGTTCGCGAGCGAGGCCGGGCCGAAGGTGGTCGGCTTGGTGTGGTCGAAGCCGTTGTCCAGCGTGATGAGCGCGAAGCGCCCAGCGCCGACCGGCAGGTCGAGGTGGCGTACGTGCGCGGATGTCACGACCTCGTCGGGGAACAGCTCGGCCGCGCCCTTCAGGAGTTCGGTGGTGCTCACTTGTTGCCTCCGGCGTCCTTGTGGTGCGGGTTCTCCCAGATGACCGTCGCGCCCATACCGAAGCCGACGCACATGGTGGTCAGGCCGTAGCGGACGTTCGGCTGCTCCTCGAACTGGCGGGCCAGCTGCGTCATCAGACGCACGCCCGAGGAAGCGAGCGGGTGGCCGTAGGCGATGGCGCCGCCGTACTGGTTCACGCGCGCGTCGTCGTCGGCGATGCCGTAGTGCTCAAGGAAGGCGAGCACCTGGACGGCGAAGGCCTCGTTGATCTCGAAGAGGTTGATGTCCTCGATCGACAGACCGGCCTGCGCGAGGGCCTTCTCGGTGGCCGGGATCGGACCGTAGCCCATCACCTCGGGCTCGACGCCCGCGAAGGCGTACGAGACCAGGCGCATCCTGACCGGCAGGTTGTTCTCGCGGGCGAAGTCCTCGCTCGCGATGATCGAGGCGGTGGCGCCGTCGTTCAGACCGGCCGCGTTGCCGGCCGTGACGCGGCCGTGGACGCGGAACGGCGTCTTCAGGCCGGACAGGTTCTCCAGCGTCGTACCCGGGCGCATCGGCTCGTCGGCGGTGACCAGGCCCCAGCCGGTCTCACCGACCTCCGTGTTGGTGTTGCGCACCGAGATCGGCACCAGGTCCTGCTGGATCTTGCCGTTGGCGTACGCCTTGGCGGCCTTCTCCTGCGAGCGCACGGCGTACTCGTCGGCGCGCTGCTTGGTGATCGTGGGGTAGCGGTCGTGCAGGTTCTCGGCGGTCATGCCCATGAAGAGGGCGGACTCGTCGACCAGCTTCTCGCTCACGAAGCGCGGGTTCGGGTCCACGCCCTCGCCCATCGGGTGGCGGCCCATGTGCTCGACACCACCGGCGATGACGGCGTCGTACGCGCCGAAGGCGATGGAGCCCGCGGTGGCGGTGACGGCGGTCAGGGCGCCGGCACACATGCGGTCGATGGAGTAGCCGGGGACCGACTGCGGCAGCCCGGCCAGGATGCCGGCCGTACGGCCCAGCGTCAGACCCTGGTCACCGATCTGCGTGGTCGCGGCGATGGCGACCTCGTCGATCTTCTTCGGGTCGAGACCGGGGTTGCGACGCAGCAGCTCCCGGATCGCCTTCACGACGAGGTCGTCGGCGCGGGTCTCGTGGTAGATGCCCTTCGGGCCCGCCTTGCCGAACGGGGTGCGGACGCCGTCGACGAAGACGACGTCCCTGACGGTACGAGGCACGATGGCTCTCCTCCAGATGCGGGATGGCACTGCTGCAATGCGCAAGCGCTGAGCGCACGCTCAGGACCCATGCTACTTACGGGTAACGTAGCTGCACAGCCCTGGAGGGTGGAGCGGCGAACGTCACACGAAAGTGGGCGGCGGGGGAGCGCCCCTTTTGAGGGGCGCGGGGCTGTGCTGACGTGCGACCACCGCCACGTGGGCGCACTCGTGGGCACCGGATGCGAGCCGGGCCCCCTCCCTCATGATCACCCCGAACAGGGTCCGAGTCATGTCCGCCCCGAACCGACTCCCACATCCCCTTGGTCCACATGCCGTCGCAGGATCTTGGCGTGATCTCGACGTTCGTGTCCCACTTCAAGGGCCCCTTCGGCGCCCACTGGGAAACGATCTCGGCAGGAGCGATTCTCGTCATCCTGCCGACACTGATCGATTTCCTGTGCCTGCAGCGGTACATCTGCAACGGCTTCCCCCGAGGGGCGACCGGGTGAGGTGCCGCCGGGGGCGGCTAGGCGGACAGCGCGGCCACCAGTACGGGTGTCACCTGCTCGACCTGCCACGCCCGGGCCCCGTAACCCGCCAGTGCCGCCCCGACCGTCTCCGCGTCGACGACCTTCGGGGGCTCCCAGCACACGCGCCGCACGGTGTCCGGCGTGATCAGGTTCTCCTGAGGCATGTTCAGCTGCTCGGCCAACGCGGACACGGCCGCCCGCGCCGCCGAGAGACGGGCCGCGGCCGCAGGGTCCTTGTCGGCCCAGGCGCGCGGCGGCGGAGGCCCCGTCACCGGCTGTCCCGGCGCCGGCAACTGCGCCTCCGTCAAGCCCTTCGCGCGATCGACGGCGGCCTGCCACTGCTCCAGCTGCCGCCGCCCCATGCGATGCCCGAACCCGTTCGCGGCGGTCAGCGCCTGCACGTCGGCCGGCAGCGAGAGGGCCGCCTCCACGATGGCGGCGTCACTGAGCACCTTGCCCGGCGACACGTCCCGCCGCTGGGCGATCCGGTCCCGCGTCTGCCACAGCTCCCGCACCACGGCGAGCTGCCGACGCCGCCGCACCTTGTGCATCCCGGACGTGCGCCGCCACGGATCCTTGCGGGGCTCCGGCGGCGGAGCCGAGGCGATTGCGTCGAACTCCTGCCGGGCCCACTCGAGCTTGCCCTGCCGGTC
Coding sequences:
- a CDS encoding 3-hydroxyacyl-CoA dehydrogenase NAD-binding domain-containing protein, whose product is MSTTELLKGAAELFPDEVVTSAHVRHLDLPVGAGRFALITLDNGFDHTKPTTFGPASLANLNTAIDQVEKEAAAGEIVGVGITGKPFIFAVGADLKGVELLKEHKDALAIGKGGHEVFKRLAGIAVPTFAYYNGAAMGGGVEVGLHCEYRTVSKALPAFSLPEVFLGLVPGWGGCTLLPNLIGADKAVSVIIENSLNQNKQLKGQQVFDLGIADAIFEGADFLEQSLIWTANVLKGDVKVERPVIDRGEAWDQAVAKGRFIADSKVHGAAPAAYRALDIIAAAKNGDLQQGYDAEDQALADLIMGGELRAGIYAFNLVQKRGKRPAGAPDKSLARPVTKVGVVGAGLMASQLALLFLRRLEVPVVLTDIDQERVDKGVGYVHAEIEKLLGKGRINQDKANRLKALVTGVLDKAEGFSDADFIIEAVFEEIGVKQQVFAEVEAVAPAHAVLATNTSSLSVSEMASKLKNPERVVGFHFFNPVAILPLLEIVRGEQTDDASLATAFAVAKKLKKTAVLVKDAPAFVVNRILTRFMGEIQNVIDEGTPVEVAEKAVEPLGLPMSPLVLLELVGPAIGLHVSETLNRAFPDRFTVSPNLAAVVKAGKRGFYVYDSGKPELDPEVAALLKQGDLVLAEEQVRERVLDAVAQEIGLMLDEGVVAEAQDIDLCLITGAGWPFHLGGITPYLDREGVSERVTGKKFLAPGLASVPA
- a CDS encoding acetyl-CoA C-acyltransferase, whose protein sequence is MPRTVRDVVFVDGVRTPFGKAGPKGIYHETRADDLVVKAIRELLRRNPGLDPKKIDEVAIAATTQIGDQGLTLGRTAGILAGLPQSVPGYSIDRMCAGALTAVTATAGSIAFGAYDAVIAGGVEHMGRHPMGEGVDPNPRFVSEKLVDESALFMGMTAENLHDRYPTITKQRADEYAVRSQEKAAKAYANGKIQQDLVPISVRNTNTEVGETGWGLVTADEPMRPGTTLENLSGLKTPFRVHGRVTAGNAAGLNDGATASIIASEDFARENNLPVRMRLVSYAFAGVEPEVMGYGPIPATEKALAQAGLSIEDINLFEINEAFAVQVLAFLEHYGIADDDARVNQYGGAIAYGHPLASSGVRLMTQLARQFEEQPNVRYGLTTMCVGFGMGATVIWENPHHKDAGGNK
- a CDS encoding ribonuclease D is translated as MTDAQETAADSSLRTTGGAPPEDGGTSVTGAPDPEPGQEPIPLLEPREGVPPVIADADALAEAVAAFAAGSGPVAVDAERASGYRYGQRAYLVQLRREGAGTALIDPVACPDLSALGEALSGVEWVLHAATQDLPCLREIGMVPTRLFDTELAGRLAGFPRVGLGAMVEGVLGFVLEKGHSAVDWSTRPLPDPWLRYAALDVELLVDLRDALEKELDRQGKLEWARQEFDAIASAPPPEPRKDPWRRTSGMHKVRRRRQLAVVRELWQTRDRIAQRRDVSPGKVLSDAAIVEAALSLPADVQALTAANGFGHRMGRRQLEQWQAAVDRAKGLTEAQLPAPGQPVTGPPPPRAWADKDPAAAARLSAARAAVSALAEQLNMPQENLITPDTVRRVCWEPPKVVDAETVGAALAGYGARAWQVEQVTPVLVAALSA